The Thermus brockianus genome window below encodes:
- a CDS encoding bifunctional nuclease family protein, which yields MLNAKIETLGVDPQNGSVVVLLRTENDKLLPIVIGPLEAHHIVVALQGEKPPRPLTPDLLLSVMEMLQGKLKRVEITDLKDGTFYARLILEHRGIELEVDARPSDAMALALRAGAPILVAEEVVEKAGVEEASLKPHGAAEA from the coding sequence ATGCTGAACGCCAAGATTGAAACCCTGGGCGTGGACCCCCAGAACGGGAGCGTGGTGGTCCTGCTCAGGACGGAGAATGACAAGCTCCTTCCCATTGTCATCGGCCCCCTCGAGGCCCACCACATCGTGGTGGCCCTGCAGGGGGAAAAGCCCCCCCGCCCCCTCACCCCAGACCTCCTCCTCTCCGTAATGGAAATGCTCCAGGGGAAACTCAAACGGGTGGAGATCACCGACCTAAAGGACGGCACCTTCTACGCCCGGCTCATCCTGGAACACCGGGGGATTGAGCTGGAGGTGGACGCCCGCCCCTCCGACGCCATGGCCCTGGCCCTCCGGGCGGGAGCCCCCATTTTGGTGGCGGAGGAGGTGGTGGAAAAGGCAGGGGTGGAGGAGGCGAGCCTCAAGCCCCACGGGGCGGCAGAAGCCTAG
- a CDS encoding FmdB family zinc ribbon protein, with translation MPVYVYKGLETGKYYEFEQGFHDEPLKTHPETGEPLKRVITPPAIIFKGSGWHVKDYAKKDASSKSEDAKE, from the coding sequence ATGCCGGTCTACGTCTACAAAGGCCTGGAAACGGGGAAGTACTACGAGTTTGAGCAGGGCTTCCACGACGAACCCCTGAAGACCCACCCCGAAACCGGGGAGCCCCTGAAGCGGGTCATCACCCCGCCCGCCATCATCTTCAAGGGCTCGGGGTGGCACGTGAAGGACTACGCCAAGAAGGACGCCTCCTCCAAATCGGAAGACGCCAAGGAGTAG
- a CDS encoding prohibitin family protein codes for MLNLAALALLLLGLGVLLTPRRRLGLPLVVGGVLLFLLANSFVVVPAGHVGVVFNILRGVQERPLYEGIHFVIPGLQQVILYDTRVKEVTLSAPHEGERRADTSIRARSKEGLEIGVDVTVQYRVLKDRAPRLHQEVGPAYLETLIVPQVRSKVRDAVGQFNAAELISTQRTALETSVVQGLEETLRQYHIELISVLLREIRIPEAVAKVIEEKQTAEQQVQIEINRRKQAEIAAERRVIEARGERDAAILRAEGEAKAIALRGQALKNAPEVVQLTFAEKLAPGVQTIFVPSTGNFLLDLRGLQGGAKP; via the coding sequence ATGCTGAACCTAGCAGCGCTTGCGCTCCTTTTGTTGGGCCTTGGCGTGCTCCTTACCCCAAGGCGGCGGTTGGGGCTCCCCTTGGTGGTGGGGGGGGTCCTTCTCTTCCTGCTGGCCAACAGCTTCGTGGTGGTTCCGGCGGGGCATGTGGGCGTGGTCTTTAACATCCTGCGGGGGGTGCAGGAGAGGCCGCTTTACGAGGGCATCCACTTCGTGATCCCCGGGTTGCAACAGGTGATCCTCTACGATACCCGGGTGAAGGAGGTTACGCTCTCCGCGCCCCATGAGGGGGAAAGGCGGGCCGACACTTCCATTCGGGCTCGCTCCAAGGAGGGGTTGGAGATCGGCGTGGACGTGACCGTGCAGTACCGGGTACTCAAGGACCGGGCGCCCAGGTTGCACCAGGAGGTGGGGCCGGCCTACCTGGAAACCCTCATCGTACCCCAGGTGCGCTCCAAGGTGCGGGATGCCGTGGGCCAGTTTAACGCCGCCGAACTCATCAGTACCCAACGCACCGCCTTGGAAACCTCGGTGGTGCAGGGCCTCGAGGAAACCCTCCGCCAGTACCACATTGAGCTCATCTCCGTCCTTTTGCGGGAGATCCGCATCCCCGAGGCGGTGGCCAAGGTCATAGAGGAAAAGCAGACCGCCGAGCAACAGGTGCAGATTGAGATTAACCGCCGGAAACAGGCGGAGATCGCCGCCGAGCGCCGGGTGATTGAGGCCCGGGGCGAGCGGGACGCCGCCATCCTGCGGGCGGAGGGCGAGGCCAAGGCCATCGCCCTTCGGGGCCAGGCGCTCAAGAACGCTCCCGAGGTGGTCCAGCTCACCTTCGCCGAGAAGCTCGCCCCTGGGGTACAGACCATCTTTGTCCCCAGCACCGGGAACTTCCTCTTGGACCTCAGGGGCCTCCAGGGGGGTGCCAAGCCCTAG
- the gyrA gene encoding DNA gyrase subunit A, with translation MSQVLPVEITEELKQSFINYAMSVIVDRALPDVRDGLKPVQRRILFGAYQEGVLPTRKHVKSAKIVGEVMGKYHPHGDAAIYEALVRLAQPWNLRYPLMDGQGNFGSIDGDPPAAQRYTEARLSHLGAEMLAEIDKETVDFRPNYDGSLKEPEVLPAAIPNLLVNGASGIAVGMATSLPPHNLSEVVDALVALIDNPEITLEEVMRHLPGPDFPTGGKLSKKGIKEAYATGRGSLKIRAKVRVEEKGQRPMLVVTEIPYQVNKASLIAQIAALVKAKKLEDIVALRDESDRQGLRIAIELKRGANPQVVLNQLYKHTALQTSFTVNLLAIVQGEPKVLSLLDLMRHYLDHRKEVLRRKSLFELKKAEERAHVLEGLLIALDHIDEVIALIRASEDAQKARAALMERFGLTEVQAQAILDMRLQRLVALEREKLLEEYRGLMEEIARLKAILEDETRLWGEVKQDLLRIKEKYGDARRTLITEFEESFNPEDLIEDEPMVITLTAQGFLKRLPLEAYRAQGRGGKGLVAGKTKEEDEATQVFVAGAHDDLLLFTNRGRVYRLKVYDLPELGRQARGVHVKTLLPLAEEEEVAALLSVRGLDGEGFLVFATERGLVKRTALREYQNLGTAGLIALRLQEGDRLIGVALSDPEDEAILATEAGQAIRFPLEEVRATGRDSQGVTGIRFKKPGDRVVSLVTVKPGEMVDLLAVSTRGYGKRTPLAEYPLQGRGGVGVITYGVSVRTGRLSALLKVRGTEDLLVLSKKGLAIRTPVKEIPQYSRPTAGVKVMNLPEDDEVASAFAVEEEK, from the coding sequence ATGTCCCAGGTCCTGCCTGTAGAAATCACCGAGGAGCTCAAGCAAAGCTTCATCAACTACGCCATGTCCGTCATCGTGGACCGGGCCCTGCCCGACGTGCGGGACGGGCTCAAGCCGGTCCAGCGGCGCATCCTCTTCGGCGCTTACCAAGAAGGGGTTTTGCCCACGCGCAAACACGTGAAAAGCGCCAAGATCGTGGGCGAGGTCATGGGTAAGTACCACCCCCACGGGGACGCGGCCATCTACGAGGCTTTGGTGCGCCTCGCCCAGCCCTGGAACCTGCGCTACCCCCTCATGGACGGCCAGGGCAACTTCGGCTCCATTGACGGGGACCCTCCGGCCGCCCAGCGCTACACCGAGGCCCGGCTCTCCCACCTCGGGGCGGAGATGCTCGCGGAGATTGACAAGGAAACGGTGGACTTCCGCCCCAACTACGATGGTTCCCTCAAGGAGCCCGAGGTCCTGCCCGCCGCCATTCCCAACCTCCTGGTGAACGGGGCGAGCGGCATCGCCGTGGGCATGGCCACCAGCCTCCCCCCCCACAACCTTTCCGAGGTGGTGGACGCCCTCGTGGCCCTGATTGACAACCCGGAAATCACCCTCGAGGAGGTGATGCGCCACCTCCCCGGCCCCGACTTCCCCACAGGGGGAAAGCTTTCCAAGAAGGGCATCAAGGAGGCCTACGCCACCGGCCGGGGAAGCCTCAAAATCCGGGCCAAGGTGCGGGTGGAGGAAAAGGGGCAGAGGCCCATGCTGGTGGTCACGGAAATCCCCTACCAGGTGAACAAGGCGAGCCTCATCGCCCAGATCGCCGCCCTGGTCAAGGCCAAGAAGCTGGAGGATATCGTGGCCCTCCGGGACGAGTCCGACCGCCAGGGCCTGAGGATCGCCATTGAGCTCAAACGGGGAGCGAACCCCCAGGTGGTCCTCAACCAGCTCTACAAGCACACCGCCTTGCAGACCTCCTTCACCGTGAACCTCCTCGCCATCGTCCAAGGGGAGCCCAAGGTCCTCTCCCTCCTGGACCTCATGCGCCACTACCTGGACCACCGCAAGGAGGTCCTGAGGCGGAAAAGCCTCTTTGAGCTGAAGAAAGCGGAGGAGCGGGCCCACGTCCTGGAAGGCCTTCTCATCGCCCTGGACCACATTGACGAGGTCATCGCCCTCATCCGGGCCTCGGAGGACGCCCAGAAGGCCCGCGCCGCCCTCATGGAGCGCTTCGGCCTCACCGAGGTCCAGGCCCAGGCCATCCTGGACATGCGCCTCCAGCGCCTGGTGGCCCTGGAACGGGAAAAGCTTCTAGAGGAGTACCGGGGGCTCATGGAGGAGATCGCCCGGCTCAAGGCCATCCTCGAGGACGAAACCCGGCTTTGGGGCGAGGTGAAACAGGACCTCCTCCGCATCAAAGAGAAGTACGGGGACGCCCGCCGCACCCTCATCACCGAGTTTGAGGAGAGCTTCAACCCCGAGGACCTCATTGAGGACGAGCCCATGGTCATCACCCTCACCGCCCAGGGCTTCCTCAAGCGCCTCCCCTTGGAGGCCTACCGGGCCCAGGGGCGGGGCGGCAAGGGCCTGGTGGCGGGCAAGACCAAGGAGGAGGACGAGGCCACCCAGGTCTTCGTGGCCGGGGCCCACGACGACCTCCTCCTCTTCACCAACCGGGGCCGCGTCTACCGCCTCAAGGTCTACGACCTGCCCGAACTCGGCCGCCAGGCCCGGGGGGTGCACGTGAAAACCCTCCTGCCCCTGGCGGAAGAGGAGGAAGTGGCCGCCCTCCTTTCCGTGCGGGGCCTGGACGGGGAGGGCTTTTTGGTCTTCGCCACCGAGCGGGGCCTGGTGAAGCGCACCGCCCTACGGGAGTACCAGAACCTGGGCACAGCGGGCCTCATCGCCCTAAGGCTCCAGGAAGGGGACCGGCTCATCGGCGTGGCCCTCTCCGACCCCGAGGATGAGGCCATCCTGGCCACGGAGGCGGGCCAGGCCATCCGCTTCCCCCTGGAGGAGGTGCGGGCCACGGGCCGGGACAGCCAAGGCGTCACCGGAATCCGCTTTAAAAAACCCGGGGACCGGGTGGTTTCCTTGGTCACGGTGAAGCCCGGGGAGATGGTGGACCTCCTGGCGGTGAGCACCCGGGGCTATGGCAAGCGCACGCCCCTCGCCGAGTACCCCCTCCAGGGCCGGGGCGGGGTGGGGGTCATCACCTACGGGGTGAGCGTGCGCACCGGGCGGCTTTCCGCCCTTCTCAAGGTGCGGGGCACGGAAGACCTCCTGGTCCTCTCCAAGAAGGG
- a CDS encoding S-layer homology domain-containing protein, translating to MKRIWVWAFFGLGLALAGFSDLPAGPVAERVERVVQAGWMQGYPDGTFRGTEPVNRYQLVATLGRALKDLGVEPKQAAFKDVPQGHWAMEGLALAAAWELVSGYPDGTFRGQEELNRAALAVVLAKMLDRLGVTKEAPLPWDVPQDHWAAAAVCRVLGAGLMSLNPDDSFGLAAKVNRYQLALALARLQPLVEAKKPAPVPPTPSVAPQSPSFSLASQETLDVAARWVGAGGKKVVALGERVLLWEAGRVQDLGPNESLQAAIPPWKLKGGVLEDGKARYVPLGTKGGKEVLPPVFQRLREGHLSLDPMGAYLLVVPSIPLCDCPSRVVRFALLLTNPVGLYAEYVYLLDQPGNRVVGVAWPDSKSLIVLEEGKTHTLLYRVNLGAGEDIAFSVWDEGGLEERNPLPVRPVGKVLLAELPVVSVWGLGFEGPERLLTTREGKLVHVQLSTTLW from the coding sequence ATGAAGCGAATCTGGGTTTGGGCCTTTTTTGGTTTGGGACTGGCCTTAGCCGGTTTTTCCGATCTGCCGGCGGGACCGGTGGCCGAGAGGGTGGAACGTGTGGTTCAGGCGGGGTGGATGCAGGGGTATCCGGATGGCACCTTCCGGGGCACGGAACCCGTGAACCGCTACCAGTTGGTGGCCACGTTGGGAAGGGCGCTTAAGGACCTGGGGGTGGAACCCAAGCAGGCGGCCTTCAAGGACGTCCCTCAAGGGCACTGGGCTATGGAAGGGTTGGCTTTGGCGGCGGCTTGGGAATTGGTTTCCGGATACCCCGATGGAACCTTCCGGGGCCAGGAGGAGCTGAACCGGGCTGCCTTGGCGGTGGTTCTGGCGAAGATGCTGGACCGCTTAGGGGTAACCAAGGAGGCCCCCTTGCCTTGGGATGTGCCCCAAGATCACTGGGCCGCTGCCGCCGTGTGCCGCGTGCTGGGAGCAGGCCTGATGAGCCTCAATCCGGACGATTCCTTTGGTTTGGCCGCAAAGGTCAATCGCTACCAACTGGCGCTGGCCTTGGCCAGGTTGCAACCTTTGGTGGAGGCCAAGAAGCCTGCTCCCGTTCCTCCCACCCCCTCCGTGGCCCCGCAATCCCCCTCTTTCTCTTTGGCCTCTCAAGAAACTTTGGACGTGGCTGCCCGCTGGGTTGGTGCTGGGGGGAAGAAGGTGGTGGCGTTGGGGGAGAGGGTTCTCCTTTGGGAGGCCGGGAGGGTTCAGGACCTTGGGCCAAACGAGAGTCTCCAAGCGGCAATCCCTCCCTGGAAGCTGAAGGGTGGGGTGCTGGAGGATGGGAAAGCCCGCTATGTCCCCTTAGGGACCAAAGGGGGAAAGGAGGTGCTACCCCCGGTGTTCCAGCGCCTTAGGGAGGGGCACCTGAGCCTGGATCCCATGGGGGCCTACCTTTTGGTGGTTCCTTCTATCCCGCTTTGCGACTGCCCGAGCCGGGTGGTGCGGTTTGCCCTTCTGCTAACCAATCCAGTGGGACTGTATGCGGAATACGTCTACCTTTTAGACCAGCCGGGTAACCGGGTGGTGGGGGTGGCATGGCCGGATTCCAAGAGCCTTATCGTGCTGGAGGAGGGCAAAACGCATACCCTGCTCTACCGCGTGAACCTAGGGGCTGGGGAAGACATCGCCTTTAGCGTTTGGGACGAGGGGGGCCTCGAGGAGCGCAACCCCCTGCCTGTGCGGCCTGTGGGCAAAGTGCTGTTGGCTGAGCTTCCTGTGGTGTCGGTTTGGGGATTGGGTTTTGAGGGACCGGAGCGCCTCTTGACTACCCGTGAGGGCAAGCTCGTGCACGTTCAGCTATCCACCACGCTTTGGTGA
- a CDS encoding MiaB/RimO family radical SAM methylthiotransferase gives MRAAFRTLGCKVNQVETEALLGFLKVLEPEVVPLEAGADLVVINTCAVTTTAEADARKEVRRARRANPSAFIVVTGCYAELAPEAVRELGADAVVPNSRKAELPKVILEHFGLPSDPITTPPNEFWGAGERGLLNSRVRAFLKVQDGCQVGCAYCIIPRLRGKERHRDHRDALAEAEALLRMGIREIVLTGVRLGSYRGHPRGIAGLVEDLYHLGAKVRLSSIEPEDTGEDLLRVIARYAPEVRPHLHLSLQTGSDRLLRLMGRRYDKAYYQNLVQRAYELIPGFALTTDVIAGLPTETEEEHQETLAFLEELRPTRVHAFTYTPRPKTRAASMPQVPPEVRKRRTKELIALAQRLAEERLRPKMGETVEVLVERLQGGYALGHTPDYYEARLQGQARPGETVLARIEGVEGYTLLGRVVGVKEEARLELPLR, from the coding sequence ATGCGCGCCGCCTTCCGCACCCTGGGGTGCAAGGTCAACCAGGTGGAGACAGAAGCCCTTTTGGGCTTCCTAAAGGTCTTGGAGCCCGAGGTGGTGCCCCTGGAGGCGGGGGCTGACCTCGTGGTCATCAACACCTGCGCCGTGACCACCACCGCCGAGGCGGACGCCCGCAAGGAGGTCCGCCGGGCGCGGCGGGCGAACCCCAGCGCCTTCATCGTGGTCACCGGGTGCTACGCCGAACTGGCCCCAGAAGCGGTCCGGGAGCTTGGGGCCGATGCCGTGGTGCCCAACAGCCGCAAGGCCGAGCTCCCCAAGGTGATCCTGGAGCACTTTGGCCTCCCTTCCGACCCCATCACCACCCCGCCCAACGAGTTCTGGGGGGCGGGGGAGCGGGGGCTTTTGAATAGCCGGGTCCGGGCCTTCTTGAAGGTGCAGGACGGCTGCCAGGTGGGGTGCGCCTACTGCATCATCCCGAGGCTTCGGGGCAAGGAGCGCCACCGGGACCACCGGGACGCCTTGGCCGAGGCGGAGGCCCTTTTGCGGATGGGCATACGGGAGATCGTCCTCACCGGGGTGCGGCTTGGGAGTTACCGGGGGCACCCCAGGGGCATCGCCGGGCTCGTGGAGGACCTCTACCACCTGGGGGCTAAGGTGCGGCTTTCCTCCATAGAGCCCGAGGACACGGGGGAGGACCTCCTCCGGGTCATAGCCCGCTACGCCCCAGAGGTGCGGCCCCACCTGCACCTTTCCCTGCAGACGGGTTCGGACCGGCTCCTTAGGCTCATGGGCCGCCGCTACGATAAGGCCTACTACCAGAACCTGGTGCAAAGGGCCTACGAGCTCATCCCGGGTTTCGCCCTCACCACCGACGTCATCGCCGGGCTTCCCACGGAGACGGAGGAGGAGCACCAGGAAACCCTGGCCTTCCTGGAGGAGCTTCGGCCCACCCGGGTCCACGCCTTCACCTACACCCCCCGCCCCAAGACCCGGGCCGCCTCCATGCCCCAGGTGCCCCCGGAGGTGCGCAAGCGCCGCACCAAGGAACTCATCGCCCTGGCCCAACGCCTAGCGGAGGAACGCCTAAGGCCCAAGATGGGCGAAACGGTGGAGGTCCTGGTGGAGCGCCTCCAAGGGGGGTACGCCCTGGGCCACACCCCCGACTACTACGAGGCCCGCCTGCAGGGCCAGGCCCGGCCTGGAGAGACGGTCCTGGCCCGGATAGAGGGGGTGGAGGGGTACACCCTCTTGGGCCGGGTGGTGGGGGTCAAGGAGGAGGCCCGCCTGGAGCTTCCTCTAAGGTAG
- a CDS encoding adenine phosphoribosyltransferase, whose translation METYPISIGGVTRHVPLIEPLPGRRIPLVEFLGDPELVRAAALALKPLVPQETEVFFTTETSPIPLTHVLAEEMGLPYVVARRRRRPYMEDPIIQEVQTLTLGVGEVLWLDRRFAEKLLNQKVTLISDVVASGETMRAMERMVQRAGGRVVGRLAAFRQGGPVLDVVTVAELPVL comes from the coding sequence ATGGAAACCTATCCCATTAGCATCGGCGGCGTGACCCGGCACGTGCCCCTGATAGAGCCCTTGCCGGGGCGGCGTATCCCCTTGGTGGAGTTTTTGGGGGACCCGGAACTGGTGCGGGCCGCCGCCTTGGCCCTAAAGCCTTTGGTGCCCCAGGAAACCGAGGTGTTCTTCACCACGGAGACGAGCCCCATTCCCCTCACCCACGTGCTGGCGGAGGAGATGGGCCTCCCCTACGTGGTGGCCCGCCGCCGCCGCCGTCCCTACATGGAAGACCCCATTATCCAAGAGGTGCAAACCCTCACCCTGGGGGTCGGGGAGGTGCTTTGGCTGGACCGCCGCTTTGCGGAAAAGCTCTTGAACCAGAAGGTAACCCTCATCTCCGATGTGGTCGCTAGCGGCGAAACCATGCGGGCCATGGAGCGCATGGTCCAAAGGGCCGGGGGGCGGGTGGTGGGGCGCTTAGCCGCCTTCCGCCAGGGAGGCCCGGTCTTGGACGTGGTTACCGTGGCGGAACTACCCGTTCTCTAA
- a CDS encoding 5-formyltetrahydrofolate cyclo-ligase — protein MDKPTLRRWALRVWKTLDRHTLSEQLVARLLPWLSERGFGDILLYHPLPHELDLLPLTEKHPARYYLPKVAGEGLSVHPLGPLAPGPFGLWEPTTPPVDPKVLDLVVVPGLAFDREGFRLGHGKGYYDRFLPQVRATRLGVVPEALLLPRLPRDPWDRPVEYLATEKGVWRVI, from the coding sequence GTGGACAAGCCCACCCTGCGCCGCTGGGCCCTGCGCGTGTGGAAGACCCTGGACCGCCACACCCTCTCGGAGCAGCTGGTGGCCCGGCTCCTCCCCTGGCTTTCGGAAAGAGGGTTTGGGGATATCCTCCTCTACCACCCCCTGCCCCACGAGCTGGACCTCCTGCCGCTAACGGAAAAGCACCCTGCCCGCTACTACCTGCCTAAGGTGGCGGGAGAGGGGCTTTCCGTGCACCCTTTGGGCCCCCTAGCCCCAGGCCCCTTTGGCCTTTGGGAGCCCACCACGCCTCCCGTGGACCCAAAGGTGTTGGACCTGGTGGTGGTCCCCGGGCTCGCCTTTGACCGAGAGGGCTTTCGCCTGGGGCACGGAAAGGGGTACTACGACCGCTTTCTCCCCCAGGTAAGGGCTACCCGGCTCGGCGTGGTGCCAGAAGCCCTCCTCCTTCCCCGCCTCCCCAGAGACCCTTGGGACAGGCCCGTGGAGTACCTGGCCACGGAAAAAGGGGTTTGGCGGGTCATCTGA
- a CDS encoding HAD family hydrolase gives MRGALLDRDGVLLLLDEESLYKKALELSTHGAGLEKALAVLAQAMGKILQAVRALKVRTLAEEARFFATLTQKAAKELRLPPERLQGLRYYHFMRKAPGAEALLQHLKAQGLKVGVLSNTLPSLKESLVYHGLDGYIDGFFASCAMGVAKPDPKAFLLALNGLGLSPEETLYLDDDPENVETAQKLGLRAAVYVPHQSVVDS, from the coding sequence ATGCGCGGGGCCTTGCTGGACCGGGACGGGGTCCTCCTCCTGCTGGACGAGGAATCCCTTTACAAAAAGGCGCTGGAGCTTTCCACCCATGGGGCTGGCCTGGAAAAGGCCCTAGCGGTGCTCGCGCAGGCCATGGGGAAGATCTTACAGGCGGTGCGAGCGCTCAAGGTGCGAACCCTTGCCGAGGAAGCCCGCTTTTTTGCAACGCTAACCCAAAAGGCTGCTAAGGAACTTCGCCTGCCGCCAGAGCGGCTCCAGGGCCTTCGCTACTACCACTTCATGCGCAAAGCGCCGGGCGCCGAGGCCCTCCTTCAGCACCTCAAGGCGCAGGGGCTTAAGGTGGGGGTGCTTTCCAACACCCTGCCAAGCCTTAAGGAAAGCCTCGTCTACCATGGCTTAGACGGCTACATCGATGGCTTCTTCGCCTCCTGCGCCATGGGTGTCGCCAAACCGGACCCGAAGGCCTTTCTCCTAGCGCTAAACGGCCTCGGCCTCTCCCCCGAGGAAACCCTCTACCTGGACGACGACCCCGAGAACGTGGAAACCGCCCAGAAGCTGGGCCTCCGGGCGGCGGTGTACGTGCCTCACCAAAGCGTGGTGGATAGCTGA
- a CDS encoding DUF192 domain-containing protein has product MERNPLFPLVAFALLIALSVFSFLGYLLAARRFQTPPPPTQVVVETPTGRYTLKARLARTPEAWNLGLGIRREALEALLYLFPTATDAPFSTEGYRFAVVVAFLDGEGRVLKVARLRPGETYAPGTAYRGILEVREGLVELAPGDRVLR; this is encoded by the coding sequence GTGGAACGAAACCCCCTTTTCCCCCTGGTAGCCTTTGCCCTCCTCATCGCCCTTTCGGTCTTCTCCTTTTTGGGCTACCTCCTGGCAGCCCGCCGTTTCCAAACCCCGCCCCCACCCACCCAAGTAGTGGTGGAAACGCCCACGGGGCGGTATACCCTCAAAGCCCGCCTCGCCCGCACGCCCGAGGCCTGGAACCTGGGCCTGGGCATAAGGCGGGAAGCGCTAGAGGCTCTCCTTTATCTCTTCCCCACGGCCACCGATGCCCCTTTCTCCACGGAGGGCTACCGCTTCGCCGTGGTGGTGGCCTTTTTGGATGGGGAAGGGCGGGTGCTTAAGGTGGCGCGGCTCCGCCCGGGGGAAACCTACGCCCCCGGCACCGCTTACCGGGGAATCTTGGAGGTGCGGGAAGGGCTCGTAGAGCTCGCCCCAGGGGACCGGGTGCTGCGCTAG
- a CDS encoding histidine triad nucleotide-binding protein, whose translation MDCVFCRIVRGELPSRKVYEDEGFVAFHDIRPKAPVHVLVVPKEHVEKLSDYPDTEEGERKLGALFRTANRVARLLGLPGYKLQVHVGEKGGQEVFHVHVHVMGSPG comes from the coding sequence ATGGACTGCGTGTTTTGCCGCATCGTCCGGGGAGAGCTTCCCTCGCGCAAGGTTTACGAGGACGAGGGCTTCGTGGCCTTCCACGATATCCGGCCGAAGGCGCCCGTGCACGTCCTGGTGGTGCCCAAGGAACACGTGGAGAAGCTTTCGGACTACCCCGATACCGAAGAGGGGGAGAGGAAGCTCGGGGCCCTTTTCCGTACCGCCAACCGGGTAGCGCGGCTTCTCGGGCTTCCTGGCTACAAGCTCCAGGTGCACGTGGGGGAGAAGGGCGGCCAGGAGGTCTTCCACGTCCACGTGCACGTCATGGGGAGCCCCGGCTAA
- a CDS encoding metallophosphoesterase family protein → MFRALLILLFFLPALAQGVRVAVLGDWGTDTPGRAQVAALLRKAHAQTPLMALLTVGDNFYPRGQVVERFIQDLPAVPLYPAFGNHDAPALAAQLRRFRLEKPSYLFQLGPVAFFVLYSEADLPAQRAWLNEALARATAPWRILVLHRPLYSSGLHGGSPLLRSLLEPLLRRHGVALVLAGHDHHYERLEVGPTTHLVLGGGGARLYPTRPPLPFSRALHVAHHAFFLEATETALRGYALDPEGRVLDRFSRGSP, encoded by the coding sequence GTGTTCCGGGCGCTCCTAATCCTTCTCTTCTTCCTCCCGGCCCTGGCCCAAGGGGTGCGGGTAGCGGTCCTGGGCGACTGGGGCACCGACACCCCGGGAAGGGCCCAGGTGGCGGCCCTTTTGCGTAAAGCCCACGCCCAAACCCCCCTTATGGCCCTCCTCACCGTGGGGGACAACTTTTACCCCAGGGGCCAGGTGGTGGAGCGGTTTATCCAGGACCTACCGGCGGTGCCCCTGTACCCCGCCTTCGGCAACCACGACGCCCCCGCCCTGGCGGCGCAGCTCAGACGTTTCCGCTTGGAAAAGCCTTCCTACCTATTCCAGTTAGGGCCCGTGGCCTTCTTCGTCCTCTACAGCGAGGCCGACCTCCCGGCCCAAAGGGCCTGGCTCAACGAGGCCTTGGCCCGCGCCACCGCCCCCTGGCGCATCCTCGTCCTCCACCGCCCCCTCTATTCCTCGGGGCTCCACGGGGGAAGCCCCCTCCTGCGAAGCCTCCTGGAACCCCTCCTAAGGCGCCATGGGGTGGCCTTGGTCCTCGCTGGGCACGACCACCACTACGAGCGCCTCGAGGTGGGCCCCACCACCCACCTGGTCCTGGGGGGAGGGGGGGCAAGGCTCTACCCCACCCGGCCTCCCCTGCCCTTCAGCCGGGCCCTTCACGTGGCCCACCACGCCTTCTTCCTGGAGGCCACGGAAACCGCCCTCCGGGGCTATGCCCTAGACCCCGAAGGCCGGGTACTGGACCGGTTTAGCCGGGGCTCCCCATGA
- a CDS encoding phosphoribosyltransferase family protein — protein sequence MRTYPVEIAGVKRELPIVQVGPDVAVALLNLLGDTELTEAAAEELAKRLPPEVETLVTPEVKAVPLAHALSRITGKPYVVARKTEKPYMINPISRQVLSITTGKPQLLVLDGADVPLIRGRKVAIVDDVVSTGSTLSGLRELIESVGGQVVAVLAVFTEGTPRQDVIALGHLPLFKPE from the coding sequence GTGAGGACCTACCCTGTGGAGATCGCCGGGGTTAAGCGGGAGCTTCCCATCGTCCAGGTGGGCCCGGACGTGGCCGTGGCCCTTCTCAACCTTTTGGGGGATACCGAGCTCACCGAGGCCGCCGCCGAGGAGTTGGCCAAGCGCCTTCCTCCGGAGGTGGAAACCCTGGTTACCCCCGAGGTCAAGGCGGTGCCCTTGGCCCACGCCCTTTCGCGCATCACGGGCAAGCCCTACGTGGTGGCCCGCAAGACGGAAAAGCCCTACATGATCAACCCCATAAGCCGCCAGGTGCTCTCCATCACCACGGGCAAACCCCAGCTGTTGGTCCTGGATGGGGCGGATGTGCCCTTGATCCGCGGGCGGAAGGTGGCCATCGTGGACGATGTGGTCTCCACGGGCTCCACGCTTTCCGGCCTCAGGGAGCTCATTGAGAGCGTGGGGGGGCAGGTGGTGGCGGTCCTGGCGGTCTTTACCGAGGGCACGCCCAGGCAGGACGTCATCGCCTTGGGCCACCTACCCCTTTTTAAGCCGGAATAG